In Nicotiana tabacum cultivar K326 chromosome 19, ASM71507v2, whole genome shotgun sequence, one DNA window encodes the following:
- the LOC107820144 gene encoding zinc-finger homeodomain protein 4-like, which produces MELPIQEEEMPMPINSTYVGGGEGHGHGHIIHHDPTPVPNNTNHIIPSSVANSINGPPIEATPVSADHHVPYKKIVRYKECLKNHAAAMGGNATDGCGEFMPSGEEGTIEALICSACNCHRNFHRKEMEGEQQLLQLPPSSCDYYNLNRGGKKVYLGHSHNHHKGLLGPEPFGTIIPSRAAAPHHHQMIMSYNNMGSLPSESEEHEDINGGGGVMAMAMARPLHHHNQIVKKRFRTKFTQEQKEKMFNFAEKVGWKIQKQEETVVQQFCQELGIKRRVLKVWMHNNKHSLAKKNSNSTIPQNQV; this is translated from the exons ATGGAACTTCCAATTCAAGAGGAGGAAATGCCAATGCCAATTAACAGCACATATGTTGGAGGAGGAGAAGGACATGGTCATGGCCACATAATACATCATGATCCTACACCAGTACCCAACAATACTAATCACATTATACCTTCTTCAGTAGCAAATTCCATCAATGGCCCTCCCATTGAAGCAACACCAGTATCAGCAGACCATCATGTACCTTACAAGAAGATTGTCAG GTACAAAGAATGCCTCAAGAACCATGCAGCTGCAATGGGTGGCAATGCAACTGATGGATGTGGTGAGTTTATGCCAAGTGGTGAAGAAGGTACAATTGAAGCACTCATTTGTTCAGCTTGCAATTGTCATAGAAATTTCCACAGAAAAGAGATGGAAGGTGAGCAGCAACTTCTTCAACTACCACCTTCCTCTTGTGATTACTATAATCTCAACAGGGGAGGAAAAAAAGTTTATTTAGGACACTCACACAACCATCACAAAGGCCTTTTGGGACCTGAACCATTTGGAACTATAATCCCTTCTAGAGCAGCAGCACCACATCATCATCAGATGATAATGTCATATAATAATATGGGGTCACTTCCTTCTGAGTCAGAAGAGCATGAAGATATTAATGGTGGTGGTGGGGTTATGGCTATGGCTATGGCTAGGCCATTACATCATCATAATCAGATAGTGAAGAAAAGGTTTAGAACAAAATTTACTCAAGAACAGAAGGAGAAAATGTTCAACTTTGCAGAGAAAGTTGGCTGGAAAATACAAAAACAAGAGGAAACTGTGGTGCAACAATTCTGTCAAGAACTTGGAATTAAAAGAAGAGTACTTAAAGTTTGGATGCACAACAATAAGCACAGTCTTGCCAAGAAAAACTCCAACAGTACCATTCCTCAAAATCAAGTTTAA